Within the Cetobacterium sp. 8H genome, the region CTTGAATCGCATCAAAGAAAACATAATTTCCTGGTCTAGAAATATTTATATCTGAAGATTTTATAGCTTTTTCAAAAGTAGGAGTTGTTCCAGTAGCGACAAATTCAACTGTTGCTCCAGCTTCTATCAATAAGGTTTTCGCAGTACTCATAGTAGAGATCTCTTGGTTAGTAATATCTTCAATTTCATTTTTTGAAAATCCATAAACTTGTCCAGTATGAGTTGAAATACCTTTAAATTCAAGATTTGAATACTTTTTTAAATTATTATAAAGCTCTGCTGCTTTTTCAGGAAGAACTCCAAATCTATTTAAACCACTATTTATAATGATCTGATACTTGATTGTTCTATCTTTTAATTTCTCAGAAAGAGCCATAGCTGGAATCTCATTGTCAAAAGCTACATATAAGTCACAAATATTATTTAAAGCTATTACTCTTTCTAAGTTACTTTCTCCAATTACAGGATATGCAAGCATAACTTTTGTAACTCCGCTTTTAGCAACTACATTTTCAGCTTCATCTAAAGTCCCTACTAGAACTCCTTTAGCACCTCTATCAATTTGCATTTTTGTTATAAGAGTACTTTTATGTGTTTTTAACATTGGATATAGGTCAACATTGTTTTCGTTGGCTAAGTTTTGGTACGTATCGATATTTTTTTCTAAAGCATCTAGATCAACTAGAAAGCTTGGTGTTGTTAATTCAGAAATTTTCTTTTGCATAGTTATTACTCCTTAAATTTTATTTATGTATAGACTATACAACAACTTTTCATTAAAGTCAAACTTTAATTTACATGAAAAATAAATTAAAAATTTATAATAATTGGGTTTTGATTCACAAATCATTACTAGATAAGGAAAATATATGATATAATAAAAGAGAAGTAATAAAAAAAAATTAAAAATTCTAGTTATCTAGAAAGGAAAACAAGCATATGGATAATATTAATAATTTGATAGATGGACTTAAAACTAGTTCGGTAGATGCAAATTTTGAATCTATGAATTTCTATCAAAGTAAACTATTAAGTAATAAAAATGAAAAGATAATAACATCTATAAGAGAACATTTAGAAAACTGTGATGAATTTATAATTTCAGTAGCATTTATAACTGAAAGTGGGATTACACTACTTTTAGAACAGCTGAAAAAACTTGCGAATAAGAATATCAAAGGAAAAATTCTAACTGGAGACTATTTAAATTTTACTCAGCCTAAAGCTCTAAAAAAATTATTAGAATATGAGAATATTGAACTTAAGATTCTTTCAAATGAAAATTTTCATGCAAAGGGTTATTTTTTTAAAAGAAATAACGTATGGAGCCTAATAATTGGGAGTAGTAATTTAACTCAAACGGCTCTAACAACTAATTTTGAATGGAATTTGAAAGTTAATTCTTTAGAAAATGGTAAGATTGCTAAAGAGATAATAGGCAATTTTGATGATGTATTTAATCGTTTACCACCCTTAGATTTATTAACAATTAATAACTATGAAAAATTGTATAATAGCTCAAGAGAGTATATAAAAACCTTAAAATTGAATCAAAAATCACTAACCAGTGAAGAGATTAAACCAAATTATATGCAAATTCAAGCATTAAATAATCTGGAGGAAATAAGAAAAATAAAAGATAAAGCTTTGTTAATAAGTGCTACTGGAACAGGAAAAACTTATTTGAGTGCATTTGATGTAAAGGCTATGAATCCTAAAAAGGTACTTTTTATAGCTCATAGGAAAACTATTCTAGATAAATCAAAAGATACCTATGAAAGCTTAATTTCTAATAAAAAAATGTGTCTTTATGGAGAAGGTGAAGCTCAAGAAAATGATTATATATTTGCAATGGTTCAAACTTTAAATAGAGATGAGCATTTAAAGAAATTTAGTAGAGATTACTTTGATTATATCATTATTGACGAAGTTCATCACAGTGGAGCTAAAACATATCAAAATATAATAAATTATTTTACTCCAAAGTTTTTTCTTGGAATGACTGCTACACCAGAAAGAAGTGATAATTTTGATATATATAAACTCTTTGATCACACTATTGCGTTTGAAATAAGGCTACATGATGCTTTAAAAGAAAAATTGTTATGTCCATTCCATTATTTTGGAATCTCAGATATAGAGATTGATGGTAAGTTAATAGATGAAAAAACAACAATAAAAAATCTTGTACTAGATGAAAGGGTTAATCACATTATTGAAAAAAGTAGATATTATGGCTATAGTGGAGATAAGCTTCACGGCTTAATCTTTGTATCTAAAGTTGAAGAAGCCAGAAGTCTGAGTGAGAAATTAAATGAACGTGGATTGAAAACTAAAGCTTTAACTGGAGAAACTTCAGATTCTTCAAGAGAAAAAGCGATTGAACAGCTAGAAAAAGGGGAGCTAGAATATCTAATAACGGTGGATATTTTTAATGAAGGTGTTGATATCCCGTGTATTAATCAAGTTTTACTTCTAAGACCCACAGATTCAGCTATAGTTTATATTCAGCAATTAGGTAGAGGATTACGAAAATCTACAGATAAAGAGTTTGTAGTTATTTTAGATTTTATAGGAAATTACGAAAAAAACTTTTTGATACCAATTGCGATATCTCAAAATAATAGCTATGATAAAGATTCCATAAAAAGGTTTATAAATAGAGGAACAGAATATATTCCAGGCGAAAGTAGTATAGTTTTTGAAGAGATTGTAAAAGAAAGAATTTTTGAAAACATCTCGAAAACTAATTTTTCAACAAGAAAAAACATAGAACATGACTATAAACTCTTAAAAAAGCAGTTAGGTAGAATTCCATATTTAAATGACTTTTATGAAAGGAATATGATAGATCCAAGTATAATATTAAAATATAAAAAAGATTATGATGATGTTTTGAAAACTTTAGATTCAAAAGAGAAGTTTGGAATATTAAATGATAAAGAAAAAAACTTTTTAAAATTTCTATCAAGTTTTTTTACTCCTGCAAAAAGAATTCATGAGATATTCATACTAAAACATTTGTTAAAAGTTGAAGATGATTATATAGATAGTTTAAATTGTTTGATAGAGAATGAATTTGGATTAAAAAATCAGACTCTAAATACAAATAATGCTTTGGAACATTTAACAAAAGATATATTTAAAAGTCTTTCAACAGCTAA harbors:
- a CDS encoding alanine racemase, with translation MQKKISELTTPSFLVDLDALEKNIDTYQNLANENNVDLYPMLKTHKSTLITKMQIDRGAKGVLVGTLDEAENVVAKSGVTKVMLAYPVIGESNLERVIALNNICDLYVAFDNEIPAMALSEKLKDRTIKYQIIINSGLNRFGVLPEKAAELYNNLKKYSNLEFKGISTHTGQVYGFSKNEIEDITNQEISTMSTAKTLLIEAGATVEFVATGTTPTFEKAIKSSDINISRPGNYVFFDAIQVALGAAKESDCSLTVLATVISHPTEDLFILDCGSKCLGLDQGAHGNSLTKGFGIVKNHPELTVIGLSEEVAKVKKEGPSALKIGDKVEIIPNHSCSAANMTSYLIGHRNGNIEKIIDVDIRGNSKKIDI
- a CDS encoding DEAD/DEAH box helicase → MDNINNLIDGLKTSSVDANFESMNFYQSKLLSNKNEKIITSIREHLENCDEFIISVAFITESGITLLLEQLKKLANKNIKGKILTGDYLNFTQPKALKKLLEYENIELKILSNENFHAKGYFFKRNNVWSLIIGSSNLTQTALTTNFEWNLKVNSLENGKIAKEIIGNFDDVFNRLPPLDLLTINNYEKLYNSSREYIKTLKLNQKSLTSEEIKPNYMQIQALNNLEEIRKIKDKALLISATGTGKTYLSAFDVKAMNPKKVLFIAHRKTILDKSKDTYESLISNKKMCLYGEGEAQENDYIFAMVQTLNRDEHLKKFSRDYFDYIIIDEVHHSGAKTYQNIINYFTPKFFLGMTATPERSDNFDIYKLFDHTIAFEIRLHDALKEKLLCPFHYFGISDIEIDGKLIDEKTTIKNLVLDERVNHIIEKSRYYGYSGDKLHGLIFVSKVEEARSLSEKLNERGLKTKALTGETSDSSREKAIEQLEKGELEYLITVDIFNEGVDIPCINQVLLLRPTDSAIVYIQQLGRGLRKSTDKEFVVILDFIGNYEKNFLIPIAISQNNSYDKDSIKRFINRGTEYIPGESSIVFEEIVKERIFENISKTNFSTRKNIEHDYKLLKKQLGRIPYLNDFYERNMIDPSIILKYKKDYDDVLKTLDSKEKFGILNDKEKNFLKFLSSFFTPAKRIHEIFILKHLLKVEDDYIDSLNCLIENEFGLKNQTLNTNNALEHLTKDIFKSLSTAKEFLNILEKDNKKYKVNTELKKSYKNNFYFKTLIDDLISYNLNYVKKNYTQIDNSTILKYKEYSKQEAFWYLNLDFNNGYQVSGYTAFEEEKKVMIFITADSDSSSNYNNEFFDQCRFTWFSKTNRCLSRNNQLTTEGKISQNFYTLEIFIKKISGEKFYYMGQVEKVLSTEEIITSNGDPLVKYELKLKDEIELDLFNYLTI